Below is a window of Pseudomonas monteilii DNA.
GGGTCGAGGGTGATCTGGTTTTGGCCCAGGTGCAGTTCCTCGAGCGCAGGCCATTGTTGCAGGGCCTGGAAATGGGCCGGACCGAACGCCAGCTCGTTGACATCGGCCAGCAGCACACGCAAGGCGGGCAATTGACCCAGGCGCTGCAGCGTGGTGAACGACAGGTCCGAGAGGGCATCGGTAAGCCCCAGGTTTCGCAGTGCCTGCAGGCGCAGGATGATCGACAGGTTGTGCTCGTCGTCGAGCGTCAGATTGTTCTCCGCCAGGTTCAGGCTCTCGAGGTTGTGCAGCTCACCTAGTCGCGCCGGCAGCAGCGTGAGAGAGTTGTCGCTCAGGTCGAGCACCCGGAGCTGGGGGAAGGCGTGCAGAAAATCGTTCAGGCGGGCCGTGGTCGCATCGCTCAGGCCGTTCAGCTCCAGGCTCCGCACCGACGGCAGCGGATCGGGCAGGATGGGCAAGGTATCGACGTAGCGCGCATTGATGTGCAGCTCGATGTGCTGCAATGAACCGGCTCCGTGGCTGGGCGACTCGCGTCGCCAGGCACGCCGGATGTGCTGGGCGACGCTGTCACGTGCGGCCCGCTGTTCGGGCTGGCGTTCCGGCGTGACGCCTGCCTCGTCCGAGACCCAGGTCTGCAGGGCTTCGTCCAGGCGCTGGTATTCGCCTTGCAATCGCAGCATCAGCTGAGCGAAGGCGCCTGCCTGGGGCCCGGCTTCCCATCGCAGAAGCGTTCTCAGCACGCTGCGATCGAGGCCAGGGGCTGGCGGAAATACCTGATCGAATAGCTCGTCGCCGGTCTGCCAGTTGTGCGCGCCGCGGCCGCTGAGCGCATAGCCGATCCCCTGAGTCCCTGGCCACCTGCCGGGCAGGCGGTACCAGGGGCGGACCTGTGCCATGCCCAGGTCCAGTGCGCTGCGCTCGCGGTCGAGGGCCACCTGATCGAACAACTGGTCACGCAGTGCCTCCGTGTCGTGGATCTGCAGGGCCAGGGCTTCGCGCTCGCTGTCTGGCAGGGCACACAGCAGCGCCTGGAAGACAGTGGTCGGGCTGCTCAGGGCGTTGCCCTGCTCGTCGAGCGGTTGGTACTGCGTGTCGAGCCGCAGGAGGGTCTTGGTCGGGCCAGAGGAGGGAGCCGTCGCCGCGACGACCTGCTCGCCTTGCATCACCCGCAGGTGAACGGTCGCGCGCCAGCCGGGCAGGCGCTGGAGCGCCGCAATGATCAGCGTGTCGCGATCGGACGACACGGCGGCCAGGTGAAAGTCCCTCAGCGCCCGGTTCAACCGACCTTCGCGCAGGTACAGACGCGCCGCTTCGGCCATGGCCAAGGGTACGCGCTGGGTGCCCTGCAGGCGCACCACGTCGGCCGGTGTCGCCTGCGCCAGAAGGTCGTGACGCGCACGCCGGGTCAGGCCAGGAAACACCCGCGCCAGTGGGCCTTCCTCGGCGCGCGGCAGGGGGGCGGGCAGACGTGCGCCGAACGCTTCGAGGCTGTCGAGCAGCAGGGCAGGCAGGGGTTGATGATCGACGACGGCCTGGCGCAGGCTTTCCACGGAGTAACCACTGCACCGCAGGGCATTCAACCGAGCCGAGGTCGTCAGGTCGGCGGGCGATGGTGCGACCCTGTTCAGCAGTCGGGTGGCGTCCCAGCCCAGCGGACGTTCGTGCTGCAGCAGCCAGTACCCCTCGAGGTGCTGGCGTAGCGCAGGTTGGTGGCCGCGCCCGTTCAAGGGGATCAGGCGCCAACTTCCGTCAGGAGCGGGCTTGATCGCACAGGGGTGGCCGTCGAGGTCGATCCATTGCCTGCCTTGCCACTGAACGGGCATCTGCGACAGCGCAGGCGCCTGTCGTGGCCAACCGCCTGGGCGCGTGAACGGCTCCAGGCTGCCATGCCAGAGTCTGGCCGACGAGGCTTCGCCGATCGGGATCCAGTCATGCAGCACACCCAGGGGTTCGACATAGGTCGCCGCAGCGCCCAGGGCCGCCATCTGCGCCAGGTTCTCGAAGACGTCGAACAGGTGCGACAGCGCTGCGTCGACATCACGATCGTTGGCTGCCTCGATCCCCTCGAGGAACTCATCGACCAGCTGTGCGCCGCCGACCACCAGCATCGTTTCGCCCAGCCCGGGCACCAGCAGCGCAGCCAGGTTCAGCACCGTCAGCCCAATGCCCAGCCAGCGCTCGATCAGCGCCCACTGGGCGTCGGCGTCGCGCTGGGCCACTGGCACCGCGATGCGGGTCGCGTCCAGGATCATGCCTTCCACCTGGGTGCGCGCCCTGGCCTCGAAGCAATCCCTAGGCCAGGGCGTCAGGTGCATCGGCAAGCGTGCGTTCTTGTCCAGCGTGGCCTGGTAGACAGCGGTCGGCGCGGGAAACAGCCGTTTCATCCAGCCGATGCGTTGGCCGGGTTCCAGCACCGGTGGGTGCGCGTAGACCTGATCGAAGGGGTAATACGGATACAGCGTCGCCTGCAGGCGCTCGGCGAAACGGGCCCGTTCGACGTGCAGCACGTAGCGGCTGAAGAACTCGCGCTCTTGAGGTTGCCACATCAGGCGCGTCAATGCCTTGGCGGCTGCCTGGAGGGAGGCATACTGGCGCAGTTGCAGGCGTGGATGGCCGGGCAGGTAGAGCAGGCAGGGTTCGACGCTCCCTTTGGGCTCCAGCGAAATCAGCAAGGGGCCGCGCAACGAGATTCCGGCCAGCGTCAGGCGGTTGCAACACAGCGCGCGCTGCGTGCCATCCGCCTGTGGCACGCTGGAAGCGCCTGCCAGCAGGGCTTCTGCCAGGGCCGTGGCAGGTTCGTCCAGGCGCTGCTGCAGGGTCGCCAGTGCGACTTCGGCGGCGAACGCGGTGTGGTCCTGTTGGCGCAGCAGGGCGCGAAAGGCATCGTTATCGACGATGCCCGTCAGATGGTCCTTATAGCGTTGGCCCAAGTCCAGGTTGCGCAGGCCCAGAACGAAGCGACGGGTATCGAGTGTCAGGGGCTCGCTGGTCTGCGCGCTTGCATAGAGCGTGAGACGTGCATCCGCCTCGACATTCTGCAGGGCCGTTTCGAGCCAGGAGCTGGCGTACTTCCGCTCATGATGCCAGACCCGGCCGATGTCCACGGCCGGTAGCGTCGCCGCGGGAAACCAGCGTGCGAGCGCCTCCTGCAACAAGGGGCGACAGAAGGCATCGATGTCTTGCAACGATCGCAGCGCGGTCGCAACCGCCCGGGTCGCCCGGTGGCTGGCGATGATGCGCTCGCGCAGTCGATGACGTTGGGCAGGCGTGGCCGATTGCAGCCAGGTGGGAACGCGCTGCTCGATGAGCGCAAGGTGCGAGGTACTCCCCATGTCGGATGCTCCTTGAAAAAGAAGCGTCGAGCCTAAGGGGCAGGGTGCGCATGAGCGGACGACGTATCTACCACGTCGGCCAGGGCCGGCAAGAGCCGGCCCGGCTCGGGAACGTCAGGCGTGCAGCGTTTCGGCCGCGTACAGCGTGTTTTCCAGCAGGCACGCGCGGGTCATCGGGCCGACACCGCCTGGGACCGGGGTGATCCAGCCGGCGCGCGGCAGGGCCGTGTCGTAGACCACGTCGCCCACCAGGCGGCCATCGGCCTGGCGGTTGATGCCCACGTCGATGACGATGGCGCCTTCCTTGATCCATTCACCCTTGACCAGGCCCGGCTTGCCGGCGGCCACGACCACCAGGTCGGCACGGCCGACGTGCCCTGCCAGATCCTGGGTGAAGCGGTGCGCGACCGTCACGGTGCAGCCGGCCAGCAGCAGCTCCATGGCCATGGGACGACCCACGATGTTCGACGCCCCGACCACCACGGCGTCCATGCCGTACAGGTTCTGGCCGGTGCTTTCCAGCAGCGTCATGATGCCCTTGGGCGTGCAGGGGCGCAGCAGTGGGATGCGTTGCGCCAGGCGGCCGACGTTGTAAGGGTGGAAGCCATCCACGTCCTTGTCCGGGCGAATCCGCTCGAGCAGCAGGGAGGCGTCCAGGTGTTCGGGCAGCGGCAATTGCAGAAGAATGCCGTCGACCTCCGGATCATCGTTCAGGCGATCGATGAGATCGGTCAGCGTCTGCTGGGTGGTGGCGCTCGGCAGATCGTAGGCTTGCGAGAGAAAGCCCACTTCCTCGCAATCCTTGCGCTTGTGCGAGACATAGACTTGCGAGGCGGGGTCGGAACCGACCAGGATCACTGCCAGGCCCGGTACGCGCAGGCCTTGTTGGCGACGCTCTTCGACACGGAGGGCGATCTGCTGGCGCAAGCTGGCGGCGATCGCCTTGCCATCGATTAGGTGTGCAGTCATAGACGGGTGATTAACCATCGAGAAAGGAACATGAAAGAATGCGCATTCTCGCATGCCCAAGCCCGAGGGCAAAGGCAGATGGTCGTGCAAATCCCCTAAGCCCTTCAAACGGCTAAATTTTTTTTAAAAAAGTGTTGACGCCTCAGCGGGTCGTCTATAACATTCGTCGCACTTGTCGGGCAGGGCCTAGCACTGGCTAGCAAGGTCGGGCAGAATGAGCGGATTTTTAGCTCGTTCGGTACGGACTGAAAGTTGATTTGCAATCGTATCAGAAAGCAGATTGAATAAGCGCCCGTAGCTCAGCTGGATAGAGCATCCGCCTTCTAAGCGGATGGTCGCAGGTTCGAGTCCTGCCGGGTGCGCCATCAGGCAGCTTGGGCAAGGTTCATAGCAGTACCGCAATATGGTGGGCGTAGCTCAGTTGGTAGAGCGCTGGATTGTGATTCCAGTTGTCGTGGGTTCGATTCCCATCGTCCACCCCATATTCAAGAAAAGGCGCCTGATTGTATGATCCGGCGCCTTTGCTTTAAGTGCTTCACGCGGACGTGGTGGAATTGGTAGACACACTGGATTTAGGTTCCAGCGGCGCAAGCTGTAAGAGTTCGAGTCTCTTCGTCCGCACCATGTAAGTGCCTGTTTTCAAAGGAGTTTTTCCCACCAATTCGCGAATTGGGAACAAAATGGGAACACTTTGGGAATTTCAGGCAAAAAAAGGCAGCCCGTCGAGGCTGTCTTTTTTCGTTCAAATGCCCCTCAAGGCTGCCCTGAATCATTTTTCCACCTGACCCTTGCATTCCCGTGCGGGCAGTGGCAGCATTTCCCCATTCCTAGAGATCCGCCCCTGGCGCCTCTAGCAAGCAACCGGCCCCGAGCCGGTTTTTTTGTGCCTGCAAAACACCGCTGCTCTCTCGTTTCCCGCAATCCCCATGCACAAACCTGCCTCGACACTGCCGCGCCCAACAGGTCCGTTGCAGTGTCTGGCCCTATGCGCCCACGCTTCATCTCTTCCAAGGTTGCACACCATGCTCAACGATTACCGTTGTGGCCATTGCGGCCGCCTGCTCGCCCGTGTGGGCGAGTTCACCGAGTTCCAGATCAAGTGTTCGCGCTGCCGGACCTTGAATCATGCAAAGGCCTCGAGCCTTAAGCCAGCGCCCCCGAGCGCAGCTGGAGCAGCGCGACTGCCCCTGACCACTCATCACTCCGAGGTAACACCCCATGGCTAATTCCAGCACCGGTCTCAACACCCTGACCAACATTCCCCTGTTGGGGATCAACCTGGGCTCCCACGCCAACGCGCGGCAGATCGTGCCGGGCGAGGCGGGTACCCATTACTTCTGGCCGACCCGCGACACCGTCAGGCTGTGGGTCAAGCAGCGCGGCGTGCGGCTGATCCGCTTCCCGTTCGAAGTGCAGCGGGCCATCAACCTGTCCCACGAGGGCCTGCCTGGGCAAGGCGCCAGCCTGGACACCACCTTCGTCAGCAAATGGAAAGAACTGCTGGGCTGGATTCGTGAGGATTCCAACGGCGAGGCGAAGATCATCCCGGACCCTCACCACTACATGCGCCTGATGCGCTACGAGACGGCCAATGGTGCACTGACCGGCCGCCTGTTGCCGGCCAACCAGGCGGGTAATCAGGGCAATCGGTGGAAGGCCACCGAGCCGGTCCTGATCAACGACAGCAACAGCATCAGTGGCGCGGCCTGGTCTGCGGTGCACCTGGCCAACTTCCACCAGAAGCTGGTACAGGCGTGCGACGATCCGATGGTGGTGGGTTGGGGATTGGGTAATGAGCCCTACGCTGAGACTCGCCCAGGAGCCACTGACTACATCACGGTAGAGGACATGAAAACGCTGTACATCAACACCATGAACATCGTGTTGAAGAACCTGCGCAACAGCTCGCGCAAGCCCGTGTTCATCTGCGGTCTGCAATACGCCAGCGCGCGAAACTGGGAGAAATACTCCGGTGACCTGCAGGCGCGCATCGTCGATCCGGCCAATGCCATCGTGTGGGAGGTACACGGTTATGGTGATGTCAATAACAGCTCCAGTGGCGCTTATGAAGGCGACAACACGAAGATCGAAGCCAACGTGTTCACCGAAAAAGTGTTCGGCCCGATGTTCACCTATGCCAGCGACCACAACATGGCGCTGTTCATCGGTGAGGTGGGTATCCCAAGCACCGACGCAGGTCGTACGGCCCTGAAGAACCTGCTGGAGGTGCTCAAGGTGCAGAAGGTGCCTGCCACGCTGTGGATCACCGGTCCCGGCTCGGATACCGAGAAGATGAGCCTCGAGCGGGCCGATCAGGCGGCGACGGTTGCCCTGGTCACGCCGTACTTCTCCCAGCGCTTGAGCCACTGGAACTACTCGGCCTCGTAACGGAGTAGGCGGAACACCCTGATCAGGGGTGTTCCGCCCGCTGATCAGACGTGCATCATCGATCCCTTTGCCGAGCACACCCGCGTCGAGGCGGCGTGTGCTGGGTAAAGGCATCGACGCGGCTTGCTAGCGCGTGGAAGGAGCCGCCTTGTCGGGGTCCGGCAGCCCGGCAAAGCGCTCGGACAGCCAGGCGTGCAGGCGCGTCACCGTGGGCGAGAGCTGCTTGCGGTGCGGGCAG
It encodes the following:
- a CDS encoding bifunctional methylenetetrahydrofolate dehydrogenase/methenyltetrahydrofolate cyclohydrolase, which produces MTAHLIDGKAIAASLRQQIALRVEERRQQGLRVPGLAVILVGSDPASQVYVSHKRKDCEEVGFLSQAYDLPSATTQQTLTDLIDRLNDDPEVDGILLQLPLPEHLDASLLLERIRPDKDVDGFHPYNVGRLAQRIPLLRPCTPKGIMTLLESTGQNLYGMDAVVVGASNIVGRPMAMELLLAGCTVTVAHRFTQDLAGHVGRADLVVVAAGKPGLVKGEWIKEGAIVIDVGINRQADGRLVGDVVYDTALPRAGWITPVPGGVGPMTRACLLENTLYAAETLHA
- a CDS encoding glycoside hydrolase; this translates as MANSSTGLNTLTNIPLLGINLGSHANARQIVPGEAGTHYFWPTRDTVRLWVKQRGVRLIRFPFEVQRAINLSHEGLPGQGASLDTTFVSKWKELLGWIREDSNGEAKIIPDPHHYMRLMRYETANGALTGRLLPANQAGNQGNRWKATEPVLINDSNSISGAAWSAVHLANFHQKLVQACDDPMVVGWGLGNEPYAETRPGATDYITVEDMKTLYINTMNIVLKNLRNSSRKPVFICGLQYASARNWEKYSGDLQARIVDPANAIVWEVHGYGDVNNSSSGAYEGDNTKIEANVFTEKVFGPMFTYASDHNMALFIGEVGIPSTDAGRTALKNLLEVLKVQKVPATLWITGPGSDTEKMSLERADQAATVALVTPYFSQRLSHWNYSAS